The Nostoc sp. UHCC 0926 nucleotide sequence TGCAGCGATTTCGATTAATTTCTGACCATCAAATACTACTGAACCCTTGGCACCGCGAGTAATGGCAAATTTCTTACTCAGGGTTTTTAGTTTGTCTACAGCTACTTGAAAATTTTCTGTATCTGCTAGTTCTAATGCTTCACTTTCATTCGCAAAAATTAAGTCTAAACCAGGCCCAATGATGTCTAATAGACCATCTTTAAAAAATCTCACCATATTGTAATCAGATAGGGACATGGTGGTTTTTACTCCCGCTTTTTCAGCTATTTCTCTAGCCTTTATAGCTGCTTCTTTTGCTGTGGAAGAAGTCACTAAATATCCTTCTATATATACATATTCTGAATCAGCGATCGCTGATGATACTAATTCTTGTGTAGAAAATTCTCCAGTAATTCCCAAAAATGTATTCATGGTGCGATCTGCATCGGGAGTTACTAACACCAAACATTTACCTGTAATTCCTGATTGGCGATCGCCATTTTTTAAGTTGGTATCTACCTGAGAGTTGAGTAAATCCTCGATGTAAAAGTCTCCAAATTCGTCATTAGCCACTTTACAGGAATAAAAAACTTTTCCTCCTAGTTGACTAATTGCCACTATTGTGTTTGCTGCTGAACCTCCACAACTCTTATGGCAATGAAGATTTTTGAGATTTTCCAAAATATGATTTTGACTCTCTTCATCTAGGAGTGTCATTACACCTTTATCAATCTTTAACTCTTGTAGTAACTCTAGAGATACTTCGTATTCTATATCTACTAAGGCATTACCTACACCATAAACATCATATTTCTTGCCCATTGTTTATCTCCGAGAATAACTTCTGTCTGACTTGAACAGAATTGATAATAACAGATAGGCAGCAGATAAAAGTTGCTTGGTCATAATTTCGTAGACCCGCATTTTTTCAGGGTCTTTGGGCTACAGCAGTTTTATCGGGAGCAAAGAAAATTCTAGCTGAAAGCGGGTTGTTCATTTTCAAGCAGAAATTGTTGCTAGGGGCGAAGGACGCTTGCGGCACAGAGCTACCGCCAGTTGGCGCGACATCTCTGCATATTCGGCTTTGAGATGTTGAGAGCAGAAGGCATCGGTGAGGCGGGTGATTTCCTCAAATTTCTCTTGCATCGGTTTGGGAACTTTTTCGCCTACTGGTTTAGCTATACAAATCATCCAATGTCTTTATTGTCAGCGATCGCCACCTTTAATAGATTAAATTTTAGAGATGTCCAGCTGCTAATACT carries:
- a CDS encoding adenosine kinase; translated protein: MGKKYDVYGVGNALVDIEYEVSLELLQELKIDKGVMTLLDEESQNHILENLKNLHCHKSCGGSAANTIVAISQLGGKVFYSCKVANDEFGDFYIEDLLNSQVDTNLKNGDRQSGITGKCLVLVTPDADRTMNTFLGITGEFSTQELVSSAIADSEYVYIEGYLVTSSTAKEAAIKAREIAEKAGVKTTMSLSDYNMVRFFKDGLLDIIGPGLDLIFANESEALELADTENFQVAVDKLKTLSKKFAITRGAKGSVVFDGQKLIEIAAPQVKAVDTVGAGDMYAGAFLYGITQGMSYEEAGKLASAAASKIVTSYGPRLKTEELKALVTV
- a CDS encoding DUF6398 domain-containing protein — protein: MICIAKPVGEKVPKPMQEKFEEITRLTDAFCSQHLKAEYAEMSRQLAVALCRKRPSPLATISA